The Pseudobdellovibrionaceae bacterium genome contains a region encoding:
- a CDS encoding DNA cytosine methyltransferase yields the protein MSASGAYYNENDPKAAAWLRELIKNGHIAQGEVDDRDIRDVTPADLAGFTQHHFFAGIGIWSYALRLAGWPDDRPVWTGSCPCQPFSAAGKGAGFADERHLWPAWHWLIQQCRPGVIFGEQVEGRDGLTWLDLVSTDLEATGYACGPVVLPAAGVGAPHARHRLWFVADTYGGNACAEREQRSWEHGLVEKDSSALQLADTSSIGWHRGRASEASENEGQSERSCDASRLDNSNSTRSQGRPIYAQGEGSSSSVPSGIGFLGDSPSIAGRQRSEDLRGSTKGSASEPGRRHGGASSAGPVNGYWADAEWIYCIDNKWRPVEPGTQQMVDGIAIALGFVRSHRDEATGAINAAKQIGLWNEVLRALRNEYDPQEIWRAIGERFGIPEASVLFALLCEYEGELGHIEHCSTPGISKIYERAVREVRHQRSPTRPSRRRRLPQQRSDEFTDALSKLSQESASFGAMMEMVRVFHGHPLAHGAPARMGRIRGYGNGIVAQAAAEFIKAYIETERG from the coding sequence ATGAGCGCATCAGGCGCCTACTACAACGAGAATGACCCGAAGGCCGCAGCTTGGCTTCGGGAGCTGATCAAGAATGGTCACATCGCACAAGGGGAAGTCGATGACAGAGACATCAGGGACGTCACGCCAGCAGATCTCGCTGGATTCACTCAACACCACTTCTTTGCAGGCATCGGCATCTGGAGCTACGCACTCAGACTCGCTGGCTGGCCCGATGACCGTCCTGTTTGGACCGGAAGCTGCCCATGCCAGCCTTTCTCCGCGGCAGGCAAAGGAGCTGGGTTTGCTGACGAGCGGCACCTCTGGCCCGCCTGGCACTGGCTCATCCAGCAGTGCAGACCTGGCGTCATCTTTGGCGAACAAGTTGAGGGTCGTGACGGACTTACTTGGCTCGACCTTGTTTCGACTGACCTGGAAGCCACGGGTTACGCCTGCGGGCCGGTCGTTCTCCCTGCTGCGGGCGTCGGCGCTCCGCACGCAAGACATCGCCTGTGGTTCGTGGCCGACACCTATGGCGGGAACGCCTGCGCAGAACGGGAACAACGCAGCTGGGAACACGGACTCGTCGAGAAAGACAGTAGCGCTTTGCAATTGGCCGACACCTCAAGCATCGGATGGCACAGGGGGAGGGCAAGCGAAGCGAGCGAAAACGAGGGGCAATCTGAACGATCATGTGATGCTAGCCGGCTGGACAACTCCAACAGCACGAGATCACAAGGGAGACCCATCTACGCCCAGGGCGAAGGGTCGAGCTCTTCCGTTCCAAGCGGGATTGGCTTCTTGGGCGACTCCCCTAGCATCGCTGGCAGACAAAGGAGTGAGGACCTACGAGGGAGCACAAAAGGAAGCGCTTCGGAACCCGGGCGCAGACATGGGGGCGCAAGTAGCGCTGGCCCAGTTAACGGCTACTGGGCAGACGCTGAATGGATCTACTGCATCGACAACAAGTGGAGGCCAGTTGAACCCGGCACACAGCAGATGGTTGATGGGATTGCCATCGCATTGGGATTTGTGCGGAGTCATCGCGATGAGGCGACTGGAGCAATAAATGCCGCAAAACAAATTGGATTGTGGAACGAAGTGTTGCGAGCGCTGCGGAATGAATATGACCCGCAAGAGATTTGGCGCGCGATTGGAGAACGCTTCGGCATTCCGGAAGCGTCGGTTTTGTTCGCTCTCCTGTGCGAATACGAGGGGGAACTGGGGCATATCGAGCACTGCTCGACACCGGGCATCTCAAAAATTTATGAAAGAGCAGTGCGAGAAGTGCGGCACCAAAGGTCGCCTACACGTCCATCACGTCGACGAAGATTACCACAACAACGATCCGATGAATTTACAGACGCTCTGTCCAAGCTGTCACAAGAGAGCGCATCTTTTGGTGCGATGATGGAAATGGTCAGAGTTTTTCATGGACATCCTTTGGCTCATGGGGCTCCCGCGCGCATGGGACGAATCCGGGGTTACGGCAATGGCATCGTTGCCCAAGCCGCAGCGGAATTCATCAAAGCGTATATCGAAACCGAAAGAGGCTGA
- a CDS encoding HNH endonuclease has translation MWENGKPDHGSHHCFKHKYMHDGFKSRDCKTCFPPTCPECYPDQNPKPPAESDEKLPVDGKRHPQYDINVFPDGRVWSNKLGRFLKPFYHGAPHAKYPSVAVRVDGKTRSKKVGHLVLETFVGPRPEGYHAAHLDGNKDNSSLSNMRWVTPTENESHKILHGTKAVGEKHGSSKLTEADVAFIRSSDRGTANLAVMFGVSKRQILNIVNAENWKSPTLANDPRVTKIGENVTTENVSNENVSNESDEKLPAFGTLALSVERTNPLEWATAAAKASYNLARANPVEDPRVTELVEALQDAQESLAGALEDMQHYRDQRCLPTEDEIEKVGTAELQARKTLRKFERRDT, from the coding sequence ATGTGGGAAAACGGTAAACCGGACCACGGCTCTCACCACTGTTTCAAGCACAAATATATGCACGATGGCTTTAAAAGTCGCGACTGCAAAACGTGTTTCCCGCCGACGTGTCCAGAGTGCTATCCCGACCAAAACCCGAAGCCGCCCGCAGAGAGTGACGAGAAGCTGCCTGTCGATGGCAAACGACATCCACAGTATGATATTAACGTCTTCCCAGACGGCAGAGTATGGTCAAACAAACTGGGCAGATTCCTAAAGCCCTTTTACCATGGTGCCCCGCACGCCAAATATCCGAGCGTCGCCGTAAGAGTGGATGGCAAAACGCGCTCAAAAAAGGTTGGTCACTTGGTACTTGAGACTTTTGTCGGCCCTAGACCCGAGGGATACCATGCCGCCCATCTCGATGGAAACAAAGACAACAGCTCGTTGTCGAACATGAGGTGGGTAACTCCAACTGAAAATGAGAGCCATAAAATCCTTCATGGGACAAAAGCTGTTGGCGAAAAACATGGGTCTTCAAAGCTGACAGAAGCGGATGTCGCATTTATTCGTTCTTCGGACAGAGGAACGGCAAATCTGGCAGTCATGTTCGGAGTTTCGAAAAGGCAGATATTAAACATCGTTAACGCGGAAAACTGGAAGTCTCCAACCCTCGCCAACGATCCGCGAGTAACAAAAATCGGCGAAAACGTTACTACCGAAAACGTAAGTAACGAAAACGTAAGTAACGAGAGTGACGAGAAGCTGCCTGCATTCGGGACTCTTGCTTTATCTGTCGAAAGAACTAATCCGCTCGAATGGGCGACTGCGGCTGCGAAAGCAAGTTACAATCTTGCCCGCGCCAACCCAGTCGAAGACCCCCGCGTCACGGAGTTGGTGGAGGCTCTTCAAGATGCGCAAGAGTCTCTCGCCGGAGCACTTGAGGACATGCAACACTACAGAGACCAAAGGTGTCTGCCGACAGAAGATGAAATCGAGAAGGTGGGAACGGCGGAGCTTCAAGCAAGGAAAACGCTCCGCAAATTTGAAAGGCGGGACACATGA